One region of Daphnia pulicaria isolate SC F1-1A chromosome 7, SC_F0-13Bv2, whole genome shotgun sequence genomic DNA includes:
- the LOC124348848 gene encoding cGMP-dependent protein kinase, isozyme 1-like, with translation MESSGNNHDNDEEQGQQQRTTAAAAAASRFTNVKSERLLPEQRLPGGRHTDGLDIEQERSGTRSGGAAAALSSTWPDPAQSNNNSQHQTGAGVTCSSSPFSSSSSAVGPSSRVVDGAAGIGSSAAVAGGGGGGAKVAGGPVSLSQILRGSSGGGGGGGGGGGHSVVVVSHSNNSSCSSGGGGGGGGAAPSAPHAHGVGVGSQTPSERAASHPPALVPSHHHSSPLYHQQQQQQQQHHGATNASNSKTTPIQHSSSGGGHHHNYQQQPTNFTSSIGGVRIMGHGASCLTGSAAPASSSSTNNCSVSSFTPLQRNQPTQQQQQHKGTASSVAQASSTTTQPNTTTTTTAGSTGSTDKNNTINNSTAVRGGSSNSATAGAGNNKMTVPEDYHYLCNLVPELKTELKERESRLDLYQTETLELKRRLKKRDEEIGRLQREIHKLKSVLQATSRGQQDGSDLMSALQITNNGQQTTGGITSGLQLQLPALFAKRQGVSGESSDLHNHHNHHNNHGGHHGGHQNRLLLAGAPNNQQPGDISLLVTSHDKDFRAKQLIKDAVMENDFLKNLDATQVREIVESMYPREFEKGSYVIREGDAGSHLYVSAEGELEVIQGDRVLGRMGPGKAFGELAILYNCTRTASIKAVTSAKVWALDRRVFQQVMKKTGLQRIDDNLKFLRSVPLFERLTTDHMSKIADVLEVEFYPAGTYIVRQGGRGDNFFIIASGRVQITQRLPGKLEEEEVRVLENGDYFGEQALLKEECRSANVIALPPGVECLTLGRDSFIQLIGDLSELRGKTYDDESRGFSSGSSSVSSRPGDSGIPVQLISEYAQVRLADLDVVATLGIGGFGRVELVQCAYDRSLTFALKCLKKQHIVNTLQQEHIYSEKNIMMSCRSPFIARLYNTYRDNKYVYMLMEACLGGELWTILRDRGHFDDGATLFYTACVIEAFDYLHSRNIIYRDLKPENLLLDSHGYVKLVDFGFSKLLGVTSKTWTFCGTPEYVAPEIILNKGHDRAVDYWSLGILIFELLTGTPPFTSPDPMKTYNIILKGIDQIEFPRIVNRAAQALIKRLCREVPAERLGYQRGGIDDIKKHRWFQVFDWDGLSNRTLAAPITPVVRGPADSSNFDTYPKEKESPPDELSGWDVDFQLCN, from the exons atggagtCGTCTGGAAACAATCACGATAATGATGAGGAACAAGGCCAACAGCAGCGGAcgacggccgccgccgccgccgcctcgcGTTTCACCAACGTGAAATCAGAGCGACTGCTGCCAGAGCAACGACTGCCGGGCGGCCGACACACCGATGGGTTGGACATTGAGCAGGAGCGCAGCGGCACCAGGAGCGgaggagcagcagctgctCTGTCGTCTACTTGGCCCGATCCTGCGCAGTCGAACAACAATAGCCAACACCAGACGGGCGCTGGCGtgacttgttcttcttctcctttttcttccagcagcagcgccgTCGGCCCGTCGAGTCGAGTCGTCGACGGAGCAGCCGGAATCGGGTCcagtgctgctgttgctggtggCGGTGGCGGTGGTGCTAAAGTCGCCGGCGGACCCGTCAGTTTGTCGCAAATCCTGCGCGGCAGCagcggaggtggtggtggtggtggtggtggtggtggtcacagtgttgttgttgtcagtcatagcaacaacagcagttgcagcagtggtggtggcggcggggGCGGCGGAGCAGCTCCTAGCGCTCCTCACGCTCACGGGGTGGGAGTCGGCAGTCAGACCCCGTCCGAACGGGCGGCCAGTCACCCGCCCGCTCTCGTTCCGTCCCATCACCACTCGTCGCCCCTCtatcaccaacaacaacaacaacaacaacagcaccacGGCGCTACGAATGCGTCCAACAGCAAAACTACTCCTATTCAGCATAGCAGCAGCGGTGGCGGTCACCACCACAAttatcagcagcagccaaccaATTTCACGTCGTCTATCGGCGGTGTCCGAATTATGGGCCACGGGGCGTCTTGTCTGACCGGCTCGGCCGCGCCCGCCTCCTCGTCGTCCACCAACAATTGCAGCGTCAGTTCCTTCACGCCACTCCAACGCAATCAGCcgacgcagcagcagcagcagcacaaaggCACGGCCTCATCCGTTGCCCAGGCCTCATCGACGACGACCCAACCAaacacaacgacgacgacaacggcGGGATCGACAGGATCGACGGACAAGAACAACACCATCAACAATTCGACGGCCGTCAGAGgtggcagcagcaacagtgCGACGGCTGGTGCTGGAAATAACAAAATGACGGTGCCCGAAGACTACCACTACCTGTGCAATTTGGTGCCCGAATTGAAAACGGAATTAAAGGAGCGCGAATCGCGACTGGATCTCTACCAGACGGAAACGCTCGAACTCAAACGGCGACTCAAGAAACGAGACGAAGAAATCGGACGACTCCAACGAGAAATCCACAAGCTCAAG AGCGTCCTGCAAGCCACTTCCCGCGGCCAACAGGATGGAAGCGATCTGATGTCAGCCTTGCAAATCACCAATAACGGCCAGCAGACGACGGGCGGAATCACTTCCGGACTGCAGTTGCAACTGCCGGCATTGTTCGCCAAACGTCAGGGCGTGTCCGGCGAGAGTTCCGACCTGCACAACCATCACAACCATCACAACAACCACGGCGGCCATCACGGCGGCCACCAGAACCGCTTGCTCCTGGCGGGAGCTCCCAACAATCAACAACCAGGCGACATTTCCCTGCTGGTCACTTCCCACGACAAAGATTTCCG AGCCAAACAATTGATCAAAGATGCCGTTATGGAGAATGATTTCCTCAAGAATCTGGACGCTACCCAGGTCAGAGAAATTGTCGAGTCCATGTACCCGCGTGAATTCGAGAAGGGCAGCTACGTGATCCGCGAAGGAGATGCCG GATCACATTTGTACGTGTCGGCCGAAGGGGAGTTGGAAGTCATCCAGGGTGACAGAGTACTGGGCCGGATGGGACCAGGCAAAGCGTTTGGTGAATTGGCCATCCTTTACAACTGTACGCGGACAGCATCCATCAAAG CCGTGACCAGTGCCAAAGTTTGGGCACTGGACCGTCGAGTCTTCCAGCAGGTGATGAAGAAAACGGGACTGCAGAGGATCGATGACAATCTCAAGTTCCTACGCAGCGTTCCACTCTTTGAGCGTCTCACGACCGATCACATGTCCAAGATTGCCGACGTCCTCGAAGTG GAATTCTACCCGGCTGGGACGTACATCGTCCGTCAAGGAGGTCGCGGTGACAATTTCTTCATCATCGCCAGCGGCCGCGTTCAGATCACGCAACGACTGCCCG gcAAGTTGGAAGAGGAGGAAGTTCGGGTGCTGGAGAACGGCGACTACTTTGGCGAACAGGCCCTGCTGAAAGAGGAATGCCGCAGCGCCAATGTCATCGCCTTGCCACCGGGCGTCGAGTGCCTCACCCTTGGACGGGA TTCGTTCATCCAATTGATTGGCGATTTGAGCGAATTGCGCGGGAAGACGTACGACGACGAGTCGCGCGGCTTCTCTTCGGGCTCGAGCTCGGTGAGCAGCCGGCCGGGCGACAGCGGCATCCCCGTCCAGCTCATCTCCGAATACGCTCAAGTCCGACTGGCCGACCTGGACGTGGTGGCCACCCTGGGCATCGGCGGCTTCGGCCGCGTCGAACTGGTCCAGTGCGCCTACGACCGCTCGCTCACCTTCGCCCTCAAGTGCCTCAAGAAGCAGCACATTGTCAACACGCTCCAGCAGGAGCACATCTACAGCGAGAAGAACATCATGATGTCCTGCAGGAGTCCCTTCATCGCCag GCTGTACAACACGTACCGAGATAACAAGTACGTCTATATGCTGATGGAGGCCTGTCTGGGCGGCGAGTTGTGGACGATCCTGCGTGACCGCGGGCATTTCGACGACGGGGCCACTTTGTTCTACACGGCCTGCGTCATTGAGGCCTTTGATTACTTGCACTCGCGCAACATCATCTACCGCGATCTCAAGCCGGAGAACCTTCTTCTGGACAGTCACGGCTACGTCAAACTG GTCGATTTCGGTTTCTCCAAACTGCTGGGCGTGACCAGCAAGACGTGGACATTTTGCGGCACTCCCGAATACGTGGCTCCCGAAATCATCCTCAACaaaggtcacgaccgggctgTCGATTATTGGTCGCTGGGCATCCTCATCTTCGAACTGCTGACCGGAAC GCCACCGTTCACTTCGCCCGACCCGATGAAGACGTACAACATCATCCTGAAAGGCATCGATCAAATTGAATTCCCGCGCATTGTCAACCGGGCAGCTCAAGCTCTGATCAAGCGCCTCTGTCGTGAAGTGCCTGCCGAGCGGCTCGGCTACCAACGCGGTGGCATCGACGACATCAAGAAGCACAG GTGGTTCCAAGTCTTCGATTGGGATGGCCTGTCCAACCGGACACTGGCGGCCCCCATCACCCCCGTG gttcGCGGTCCGGCTGACTCGTCCAACTTTGACACCTACCCCAAAGAGAAGGAATCGCCGCCGGACGAGCTCTCCGGATGGGACGTTGATTTCCAACTGTGCAATTGA
- the LOC124348905 gene encoding proline dehydrogenase 1, mitochondrial-like isoform X1: protein MYSAMNRSCVQWARVQFLHNTRLPGRPQVLPIGTRGLASPPPALSMGINKRQSDINNDSKTSAVPSVSSSGRRDPLDLSFDNAEAAFRSKTTLQVLRAYLVFTLCSSNYLVENNMKLMKIGKKLLGKRLFKSLMKATFYGQFVAGENQTDIMPTIQRMRSFGVKSILDYSAEEDISAEEAAEKEMASCVSTTVAPDPAVIKVDPAVNTPEAAPFFFPLDTDKRYHAHREFADRRQNVNSARTYFYLNEAQCEKNVDIFLRCIEAVSGTTKSTGFAAIKMTALGRPQLLLQLSEVIARSRRYFTEVTGLSADNNILQQHASPAIFEKRFEKADILTDNPAVKKWLQQMTYDQKGLIHLFSWSGLIDANILLNDFFKVPNLQTGRMEPLITALSPEEEEMACNMLRRLNTIFSAARDLDVRVMVDAEQSYFQPAISRLTMELMRKYNKEKAIVFNTYQCYLKETYNNIVLDLEQANRQNFYFGAKLVRGAYMEQERARASALGYQDPINPTYEATTAMYEKTLLECLTRIKDMKTRTNERRIGAMVASHNEDTVRFAIKKMEELGISPEDKVICFGQLLGMCDQISFPLGQSGYSVYKYVPYGPVDEVLPYLSRRAQENRGILTKIKKEKRLLVTELKRRLVKGQLFSTPKGDYVPI from the exons ATGTATTCCGCCATGAACCGGTCGTGTGTCCAGTGGGCTCGCGTTCAATTTCTCCACAACACCCGATTGCCAGGTCGGCCACAAGTACTTCCGATCGGAACTCGGGGCCTGGCAAGTCCACCACCAGCCCTAAGTATGGGCATTAACAAACGACAATCGGACATCAACAATGACAGCAAAACATCAGCTGTTCCATCTGTTAGCTCATCAGGCCGACGAGATCCACTCGATTTGTCCTTTGACAACGCCGAAGCGGCTTTCCGCAGTAAAACTACTTTACAGGTCCTTCGAGCCTACTTGGTGTTTACCCTCTGCTCCTCCAACTACTTGGTCGAAAATAACATGAAG CTGATGAAAATAGGCAAAAAGTTGCTTGGCAAACGACTTTTCAAATCACTGATGAAAGCCACATTCTACGGCCAATTCGTCGCTGGCGAGAATCAAACCGACATCATGCCCACTATTCAACGGATGCGTTCCTTCGGAGTCAAATCTATTTTGGACTATTCCGCCGAGGAGGACATCAGTGCAGAGGAGGCCGCCGAAAAGGAAATGGC ATCTTGCGTGTCAACCACGGTAGCCCCCGATCCAGCCG TAATTAAAGTCGATCCTGCCGTCAACACTCCAGAAGCAG CTCCGTTCTTTTTCCCCCTGGATACAGATAAGAGATATCACGCCCATCGAGAGTTTGCTGATCGTCGCCAGAACGTTAACTCGGCCCGGACATATTTTTATCTCAATGAAGCTCAGTGCGAAAAGAATGTCGACATTTTCCTTCGCTGCATTGAAGCCGTTTCTG GCACCACCAAGAGCACGGGCTTTGCAGCCATTAAAATGACTGCCCTGGGTCGACCACAATTATTA CTCCAGTTGTCCGAAGTGATTGCCCGCAGTCGTCGCTACTTCACCGAAGTGACTGGCCTCTCTGCCGACAACAATATTTTGCAACAGCACGCATCGCCGGCCATCTTCGAGAAGCGATTCGAAAAGGCCGATATCCTCACCGACAATCCAGCTGTCAAGAAATGGCTTCAACAAATGACCTACGATCAAAAAGG gttgattcatttgttttcttggaGCGGATTGATTGACGCCAATATCCTGTTGAACGATTTCTTCAAAGTGCCTAACCTTCAAACTGGAAGGATGGAGCCATTGATAACAGCCCTGTCCCCCGAGGAAGAAGAGATGGCCTGCAACATGCTCCGACGATTGAACACCATTTTCTCG GCGGCGCGTGATTTGGACGTCCGAGTGATGGTCGACGCCGAGCAGTCTTATTTCCAACCGGCCATATCCCGTCTGACGATGGAGCTGATGCGCAAGTACAACAAGGAAAAG GCCATCGTCTTCAACACGTATCAGTGTTACCTGAAGGAAACTTACAACAACATCGTCCTGGATCTGGAGCAGGCCAACCGGCAGAACTTTTATTTCGGCGCCAAACTTGTTCGCGGAGCTTACATGGAGCAA GAGCGAGCTCGAGCCTCGGCGCTAGGCTACCAGGACCCCATCAACCCCACCTACGAAGCGACGACGGCCATGTACGAGAAGACTTTGCTCGAGTGCCTGACGCGCATCAAAGACATGAAAACCAGGACTAATGAGAGACGCATAGGAGCCATGGTCGCCAGTCACAACGAGGACACCGTTCGCTTCGCTATCAAAAA GATGGAAGAATTGGGCATTTCTCCCGAGGACAAGGTTATCTGCTTTGGCCAATTACTGGGAATGTGCGACCAAATTTCATTTCCTCTCG gaCAAAGCGGTTATTCGGTGTACAAATACGTTCCTTACGGGCCGGTGGATGAAGTTCTGCCTTATCTCTCGCGGAGAGCCCAGGAGAACCGAGGCATCCTCACCAAAATCAAGAAGGAGAAAAGGCTATTAGTCACCGAGCTGAAACGTCGACTGGTCAAGGGCCAGCTCTTTTCCACACCCAAAGGCGACTATGTTCCAATCTGA
- the LOC124348905 gene encoding proline dehydrogenase 1, mitochondrial-like isoform X2, producing the protein MYSAMNRSCVQWARVQFLHNTRLPGRPQVLPIGTRGLASPPPALSMGINKRQSDINNDSKTSAVPSVSSSGRRDPLDLSFDNAEAAFRSKTTLQVLRAYLVFTLCSSNYLVENNMKLMKIGKKLLGKRLFKSLMKATFYGQFVAGENQTDIMPTIQRMRSFGVKSILDYSAEEDISAEEAAEKEMASCVSTTVAPDPAVIKVDPAVNTPEADKRYHAHREFADRRQNVNSARTYFYLNEAQCEKNVDIFLRCIEAVSGTTKSTGFAAIKMTALGRPQLLLQLSEVIARSRRYFTEVTGLSADNNILQQHASPAIFEKRFEKADILTDNPAVKKWLQQMTYDQKGLIHLFSWSGLIDANILLNDFFKVPNLQTGRMEPLITALSPEEEEMACNMLRRLNTIFSAARDLDVRVMVDAEQSYFQPAISRLTMELMRKYNKEKAIVFNTYQCYLKETYNNIVLDLEQANRQNFYFGAKLVRGAYMEQERARASALGYQDPINPTYEATTAMYEKTLLECLTRIKDMKTRTNERRIGAMVASHNEDTVRFAIKKMEELGISPEDKVICFGQLLGMCDQISFPLGQSGYSVYKYVPYGPVDEVLPYLSRRAQENRGILTKIKKEKRLLVTELKRRLVKGQLFSTPKGDYVPI; encoded by the exons ATGTATTCCGCCATGAACCGGTCGTGTGTCCAGTGGGCTCGCGTTCAATTTCTCCACAACACCCGATTGCCAGGTCGGCCACAAGTACTTCCGATCGGAACTCGGGGCCTGGCAAGTCCACCACCAGCCCTAAGTATGGGCATTAACAAACGACAATCGGACATCAACAATGACAGCAAAACATCAGCTGTTCCATCTGTTAGCTCATCAGGCCGACGAGATCCACTCGATTTGTCCTTTGACAACGCCGAAGCGGCTTTCCGCAGTAAAACTACTTTACAGGTCCTTCGAGCCTACTTGGTGTTTACCCTCTGCTCCTCCAACTACTTGGTCGAAAATAACATGAAG CTGATGAAAATAGGCAAAAAGTTGCTTGGCAAACGACTTTTCAAATCACTGATGAAAGCCACATTCTACGGCCAATTCGTCGCTGGCGAGAATCAAACCGACATCATGCCCACTATTCAACGGATGCGTTCCTTCGGAGTCAAATCTATTTTGGACTATTCCGCCGAGGAGGACATCAGTGCAGAGGAGGCCGCCGAAAAGGAAATGGC ATCTTGCGTGTCAACCACGGTAGCCCCCGATCCAGCCG TAATTAAAGTCGATCCTGCCGTCAACACTCCAGAAGCAG ATAAGAGATATCACGCCCATCGAGAGTTTGCTGATCGTCGCCAGAACGTTAACTCGGCCCGGACATATTTTTATCTCAATGAAGCTCAGTGCGAAAAGAATGTCGACATTTTCCTTCGCTGCATTGAAGCCGTTTCTG GCACCACCAAGAGCACGGGCTTTGCAGCCATTAAAATGACTGCCCTGGGTCGACCACAATTATTA CTCCAGTTGTCCGAAGTGATTGCCCGCAGTCGTCGCTACTTCACCGAAGTGACTGGCCTCTCTGCCGACAACAATATTTTGCAACAGCACGCATCGCCGGCCATCTTCGAGAAGCGATTCGAAAAGGCCGATATCCTCACCGACAATCCAGCTGTCAAGAAATGGCTTCAACAAATGACCTACGATCAAAAAGG gttgattcatttgttttcttggaGCGGATTGATTGACGCCAATATCCTGTTGAACGATTTCTTCAAAGTGCCTAACCTTCAAACTGGAAGGATGGAGCCATTGATAACAGCCCTGTCCCCCGAGGAAGAAGAGATGGCCTGCAACATGCTCCGACGATTGAACACCATTTTCTCG GCGGCGCGTGATTTGGACGTCCGAGTGATGGTCGACGCCGAGCAGTCTTATTTCCAACCGGCCATATCCCGTCTGACGATGGAGCTGATGCGCAAGTACAACAAGGAAAAG GCCATCGTCTTCAACACGTATCAGTGTTACCTGAAGGAAACTTACAACAACATCGTCCTGGATCTGGAGCAGGCCAACCGGCAGAACTTTTATTTCGGCGCCAAACTTGTTCGCGGAGCTTACATGGAGCAA GAGCGAGCTCGAGCCTCGGCGCTAGGCTACCAGGACCCCATCAACCCCACCTACGAAGCGACGACGGCCATGTACGAGAAGACTTTGCTCGAGTGCCTGACGCGCATCAAAGACATGAAAACCAGGACTAATGAGAGACGCATAGGAGCCATGGTCGCCAGTCACAACGAGGACACCGTTCGCTTCGCTATCAAAAA GATGGAAGAATTGGGCATTTCTCCCGAGGACAAGGTTATCTGCTTTGGCCAATTACTGGGAATGTGCGACCAAATTTCATTTCCTCTCG gaCAAAGCGGTTATTCGGTGTACAAATACGTTCCTTACGGGCCGGTGGATGAAGTTCTGCCTTATCTCTCGCGGAGAGCCCAGGAGAACCGAGGCATCCTCACCAAAATCAAGAAGGAGAAAAGGCTATTAGTCACCGAGCTGAAACGTCGACTGGTCAAGGGCCAGCTCTTTTCCACACCCAAAGGCGACTATGTTCCAATCTGA